From one Sphingomonas sp. BT-65 genomic stretch:
- a CDS encoding hydrolase 1, exosortase A system-associated: protein MRRLTSFPCAGETLAATLDEAPGSTGLLIVSGGNEIRIGAHRGMAELAASVAAAGHPAFRYDRRGIGDSTGENNGFESTAEDIREAVAAFRHEAPHLTRIVAFGNCDAASALILFQTNTGIDALVLTNPWTIEAIDDLPPAAAIRSRYVEKLKNPRELLRLFTGGVNIRKLVSGLLKASAKQSQPPASLPARLAAGLDASETPVTILLAKADNTALAFADHWQGDAFTKARARRTLDICDTDSHSFARPQDKAWLTQRVLAALKS, encoded by the coding sequence ATGCGCAGGCTGACCAGTTTCCCATGCGCGGGCGAAACCCTCGCCGCCACGCTCGATGAAGCGCCGGGCAGTACCGGCCTGCTGATCGTCTCGGGGGGGAACGAGATCCGCATCGGCGCGCATCGCGGCATGGCCGAACTGGCCGCGAGCGTCGCTGCCGCGGGCCACCCGGCGTTCCGCTACGACCGCCGCGGCATCGGCGATTCCACTGGTGAAAACAACGGCTTCGAGTCCACGGCTGAGGACATCCGCGAAGCGGTGGCCGCCTTCCGCCACGAAGCACCGCACCTCACGCGCATCGTCGCCTTCGGCAATTGCGACGCCGCGAGCGCGCTGATCCTGTTCCAAACGAACACCGGTATCGACGCGCTTGTCCTCACCAATCCCTGGACGATCGAGGCGATCGACGATCTCCCGCCCGCCGCCGCGATCCGCTCGCGCTATGTCGAGAAGCTCAAGAACCCGCGCGAGCTGCTCCGCCTGTTCACGGGCGGCGTGAATATCCGTAAGCTAGTCAGTGGTTTGTTGAAAGCATCTGCCAAGCAATCGCAACCGCCCGCCAGCCTCCCCGCCCGTCTCGCTGCCGGGCTCGACGCCAGCGAGACCCCGGTCACAATCCTGCTCGCCAAGGCCGACAACACCGCCCTCGCCTTCGCCGATCACTGGCAGGGCGACGCCTTCACCAAGGCTCGCGCCCGCCGCACGCTCGACATCTGCGATACCGACAGCCACAGCTTCGCCCGCCCGCAGGACAAGGCCTGGCTGACGCAGCGGGTGCTGGCGGCGCTCAAGAGCTGA
- a CDS encoding acyl carrier protein has protein sequence MQPEGFHEVEETVRGVLRDVLGISAERAAAFDEATPLFGALPELDSMAVAGVLTEIEDRLGIIIEDDEVDGEMLETFGALVRFAAAKALT, from the coding sequence TTGCAGCCGGAAGGATTTCACGAGGTCGAGGAAACCGTGCGCGGCGTGCTGCGCGACGTGCTGGGGATCAGCGCCGAGCGCGCCGCCGCGTTCGACGAGGCGACCCCGCTGTTCGGCGCGCTGCCCGAGCTCGATTCGATGGCGGTGGCCGGCGTGCTCACCGAGATCGAGGATCGCCTGGGCATCATCATCGAGGATGACGAGGTCGACGGCGAGATGCTCGAGACCTTCGGCGCGCTGGTCCGCTTCGCCGCCGCCAAGGCGCTGACCTGA
- a CDS encoding acyl-CoA ligase (AMP-forming), exosortase A system-associated, whose translation MVELDPNPRPIDALSALGAPDDIALEDRAGALTYAELEAAVGALALWLRSDGLEPGARVATWLPKTRLACLMPLAAARAGLVHVPVNPVLKRAQVAHILADSGASLLLTQPARSMTLESGDLPDHCRIAGDDEAGLEGEGLPPSDADPQALAAILYTSGSTGRPKGVMLSHANMWLGAISVAHYLRITPADRVLGVLPLSFDYGQNQLFSTWAGGGRVIPLDYLTARDVIKAAERHDITTVAGVPPLWVQLLDAEWPELVARRLRRLTNSGGALTTPMVRGLRAKFPNANLYPMYGLTEAFRSTYLDPSLVDANPDSMGRAIPFAEIMVVRPDGTRADPGEPGELVHAGPLVAQGYWQDPERTAQRFKPAPSFSEYGGMAVFSGDTVTEGADGLLRFVGRDDEMIKSAGNRISPTEVEEAVLAGGEAREAAAFGVKDERLGQAIVVVAVARGEAAVAEAALRERLRRELPSFMQPARYEWRESLPRNANGKFDRSGLKAELTS comes from the coding sequence ATGGTGGAACTCGACCCGAATCCGCGCCCGATTGACGCGCTGTCCGCTCTTGGCGCGCCCGACGATATCGCGCTCGAGGACCGCGCGGGCGCCCTGACCTATGCCGAGCTTGAGGCCGCGGTGGGCGCGCTGGCGCTGTGGCTCAGGTCCGACGGGCTCGAGCCCGGCGCGCGCGTCGCGACCTGGCTGCCCAAGACGCGGCTCGCCTGCCTGATGCCGCTCGCCGCGGCGCGCGCGGGGCTGGTGCATGTGCCGGTCAATCCAGTGCTCAAGCGCGCGCAGGTGGCGCATATCCTCGCCGATAGCGGCGCTTCGCTGCTGCTCACCCAGCCGGCGCGATCGATGACCCTCGAAAGCGGCGACTTGCCCGATCACTGCCGGATCGCCGGGGACGACGAGGCGGGGCTGGAGGGGGAGGGGCTGCCGCCGTCGGACGCCGATCCGCAAGCGCTGGCGGCGATCCTCTACACCTCGGGCTCGACGGGGCGGCCCAAGGGGGTGATGCTGAGCCATGCGAACATGTGGCTGGGGGCGATCAGCGTCGCGCATTATCTCCGGATCACGCCCGCCGACCGCGTGCTGGGCGTGCTGCCGCTGAGCTTCGACTATGGCCAGAACCAGCTTTTCTCGACCTGGGCCGGCGGGGGGCGGGTGATCCCGCTCGACTATCTGACCGCGCGCGACGTGATCAAGGCGGCCGAGCGGCACGACATCACCACCGTTGCCGGCGTGCCGCCGCTGTGGGTGCAACTGCTCGACGCCGAATGGCCCGAGCTGGTCGCGCGCAGGCTCAGACGGCTGACCAATTCGGGCGGCGCGCTGACCACCCCTATGGTGCGCGGGTTGCGCGCGAAGTTCCCGAATGCGAACCTCTATCCGATGTACGGGCTGACCGAGGCGTTCCGCTCGACCTATCTCGACCCGTCGCTGGTCGACGCCAATCCGGACTCGATGGGCCGCGCGATCCCCTTTGCCGAGATCATGGTGGTGCGGCCCGACGGCACCCGCGCCGATCCCGGTGAGCCGGGCGAGCTGGTGCATGCCGGGCCGCTGGTGGCGCAGGGCTATTGGCAGGATCCTGAGCGGACGGCGCAGCGTTTCAAGCCGGCGCCTAGCTTCTCCGAATATGGCGGGATGGCGGTGTTCTCGGGCGACACGGTGACTGAAGGGGCGGACGGGCTGCTGCGCTTCGTCGGGCGCGACGACGAGATGATCAAGTCCGCCGGCAACCGCATCAGCCCGACCGAGGTCGAGGAAGCGGTGCTCGCCGGGGGCGAAGCGCGCGAGGCGGCGGCGTTCGGGGTCAAGGACGAGCGGCTGGGGCAGGCGATCGTGGTGGTCGCGGTGGCGCGGGGCGAGGCGGCGGTGGCCGAGGCGGCGCTGCGCGAGCGGCTGCGGCGCGAGCTGCCGAGCTTCATGCAGCCCGCACGCTACGAATGGCGCGAGAGCCTGCCGCGCAACGCCAATGGCAAGTTCGATCGTTCGGGTCTGAAGGCGGAGCTGACGTCATGA
- a CDS encoding pyridoxal-dependent decarboxylase, exosortase A system-associated has translation MKPMGPIPPYFADQRELTVAGKRAVDWVAEAGSPLFVYDVGIVRERLARLRAALPPACEIHFAIKANPLPAFLEAVAPLVGGLDVASGGELAKALAVKDAAHISFAGPGKRDWELEAAIAAGATLNLESEGETGRALAIGERLGVAPKLAVRVNPDFELRGSGMKMGGRASPFGVDAARVPALVKRLIEAGADWRGFHIFAGSQSLDTAAIVETQAATVALAARLADEAGAQPTLVNLGGGFGIPYFAGDVPVDVEAVGAALGDALAARPSVLVNSAFAIELGRWIAGECGVYLMTVIDKKTSGEETFLVCDGGLHHQLAASGNFGTVVRRNYPVAVAGKLGSEPIETVSIVGPLCTPLDRLADRVAMPEAGPGDVIAVFLAGAYGASASPAAFLGHGPAAEIVAGG, from the coding sequence ATGAAGCCAATGGGGCCGATTCCTCCGTATTTCGCGGACCAGCGCGAACTGACGGTTGCGGGCAAACGCGCCGTGGACTGGGTTGCGGAGGCCGGATCGCCGCTGTTCGTCTATGATGTCGGCATCGTGCGCGAACGGCTGGCAAGGCTGCGTGCCGCGCTGCCGCCGGCGTGCGAGATCCATTTCGCGATCAAGGCCAACCCCTTGCCGGCGTTCCTCGAGGCCGTGGCGCCGCTGGTCGGCGGGCTCGACGTCGCGTCAGGCGGCGAATTGGCCAAGGCGCTCGCGGTCAAGGACGCGGCGCACATCAGCTTTGCCGGACCGGGCAAGCGCGATTGGGAATTGGAGGCGGCGATCGCGGCGGGCGCGACGCTCAATCTCGAGTCCGAGGGAGAGACCGGGCGCGCGCTGGCGATCGGCGAGCGGCTCGGCGTCGCGCCCAAGCTCGCGGTGCGGGTGAACCCGGACTTCGAGCTGCGAGGATCGGGGATGAAGATGGGCGGGCGCGCCTCGCCCTTCGGGGTCGATGCGGCGCGCGTGCCCGCGCTGGTCAAGCGGCTGATCGAAGCGGGTGCGGACTGGCGCGGCTTCCATATCTTCGCCGGATCGCAGTCGCTCGACACTGCGGCGATCGTCGAGACGCAGGCGGCGACGGTGGCGCTGGCGGCGCGGCTGGCGGACGAAGCGGGTGCGCAGCCGACGCTCGTGAACCTCGGCGGCGGGTTCGGCATCCCCTATTTCGCCGGGGATGTGCCCGTCGACGTCGAGGCAGTCGGCGCGGCGCTGGGTGACGCGCTGGCGGCGCGGCCGTCGGTGCTCGTCAACTCGGCTTTTGCGATCGAGCTTGGACGCTGGATCGCAGGCGAGTGCGGCGTCTATCTGATGACCGTGATCGACAAGAAGACGAGCGGGGAGGAGACGTTCCTGGTGTGCGACGGCGGGCTGCACCACCAGCTCGCCGCCTCGGGCAATTTCGGAACGGTGGTACGGCGCAACTATCCAGTGGCGGTGGCGGGAAAATTGGGTTCGGAACCGATCGAAACCGTCTCCATTGTGGGTCCGCTTTGCACGCCGCTCGACCGGCTTGCCGATCGCGTGGCCATGCCCGAAGCCGGGCCGGGCGACGTCATCGCGGTGTTCCTGGCGGGTGCCTATGGCGCGAGCGCGAGCCCGGCGGCATTCCTGGGGCATGGTCCCGCAGCCGAGATCGTCGCCGGCGGCTGA
- a CDS encoding XrtA/PEP-CTERM system exopolysaccharide export protein, translating into MRFRHGARVLTAASIAAVALSSCAGGGSRPELPATTFVASREGPGEEYVIGPLDSLQIFVWRNPELSAKVQVRPDGRITTPLISDMPAVGKTPAMLADDLKIALGEYIKDPIVSVIVENFSGTYSQQIRVVGATEKPASIPYRANMTLLDAMIAVGGLNEFAAGNRARLVRFDKNSARQREYRVRLSDLLKNGDTSANVRLEPGDVIIIPESMF; encoded by the coding sequence ATGCGTTTTCGGCATGGTGCGCGGGTTCTGACGGCGGCGTCGATCGCAGCGGTCGCGCTTTCGAGCTGCGCGGGGGGCGGCAGCCGCCCGGAACTGCCGGCCACCACCTTCGTCGCCAGCCGCGAAGGGCCGGGCGAGGAATATGTCATCGGCCCGCTCGACAGCCTGCAGATCTTCGTGTGGCGCAATCCCGAGCTGTCGGCCAAGGTGCAGGTGCGCCCCGACGGCCGCATCACCACGCCGCTGATCAGCGACATGCCCGCGGTCGGCAAGACCCCGGCGATGCTGGCCGACGACCTCAAGATCGCGCTCGGCGAATATATCAAGGATCCGATCGTCTCGGTCATCGTCGAGAATTTCAGCGGCACCTACAGCCAGCAGATCCGCGTGGTCGGCGCGACCGAGAAGCCGGCGTCGATCCCGTATCGCGCCAACATGACCCTGCTCGACGCGATGATCGCGGTCGGCGGGCTCAACGAGTTCGCGGCGGGCAACCGCGCGCGACTGGTGCGCTTCGACAAGAATTCGGCGCGCCAGCGCGAATATCGCGTGCGCCTGTCGGACCTGCTCAAGAACGGGGATACGAGCGCGAACGTGCGGCTTGAGCCGGGCGACGTGATCATCATCCCCGAGAGCATGTTCTGA
- a CDS encoding XrtA system polysaccharide chain length determinant, whose product MGGLWEEVRTAVHGVWQRRWLAAAVAWAICLLGWLVVSQIPNQYESRARVFVQLRQILPGEGLASQQEQQKDIDRVRQTLASAINLEKVVRGTALANTVATDRDVADRVAGLQQKIKVTAQQDNLFEITATAGNGKLSRDIVQKLIDIFVEDNLTQGRDEASQSLTFLDQQLAQRQKALQEAEGKQAEFQARYLGSLPGTGSLTERVAAARSQLAQVNADLAAAQSGLAAVNGQMAGTSASVSGPGGGAVAGPARARVSAIQGQLAEARARGWTDAHPDVIALKSQLSAAQTAARGEPVSMAGGGANANPLYLSLRAMQADKAAQVAALTNRKAQIEADINAFDQKMAGDPAAAQEQAEIDRNYQVLKTQYDKLLADREQVKLRSQAASQTDAVKFSVIDPPVTPTAPAAPNRLLLLTGVLIVGLGGGVAAAFGLSQLAGTFPTAKRLEKASGMPVIGSVGEVVTAAQTALRKKRVQMFAAAMGGLVFAWVALLGLEIFQRGMA is encoded by the coding sequence ATGGGGGGCCTTTGGGAAGAAGTGCGGACTGCGGTCCATGGCGTGTGGCAGCGGCGCTGGCTCGCCGCGGCGGTCGCCTGGGCGATCTGCCTGCTCGGCTGGCTGGTCGTGTCGCAGATCCCGAACCAGTATGAGAGCCGCGCGCGGGTGTTCGTGCAGCTGCGCCAGATCCTGCCGGGCGAAGGCCTCGCCAGCCAGCAGGAGCAGCAGAAGGACATCGACCGCGTCCGCCAGACGCTGGCCAGCGCGATCAACCTCGAGAAGGTGGTGCGCGGCACCGCGCTCGCCAACACCGTCGCCACCGACCGTGACGTCGCGGATCGCGTGGCCGGGCTGCAGCAGAAGATCAAGGTCACCGCGCAGCAGGACAATCTGTTCGAGATCACCGCGACCGCGGGCAACGGCAAGCTGTCGCGCGACATCGTGCAGAAGCTGATCGACATCTTTGTCGAGGACAATCTGACCCAGGGCCGGGACGAGGCGAGCCAGTCGCTCACCTTCCTCGACCAGCAGCTCGCCCAGCGCCAGAAGGCGCTCCAGGAGGCCGAAGGCAAGCAGGCCGAGTTCCAGGCGCGCTACCTCGGCTCGCTGCCCGGCACCGGCTCGCTCACCGAGCGGGTGGCGGCGGCGCGCAGCCAGCTGGCGCAGGTCAATGCCGATCTTGCCGCGGCCCAGAGCGGGCTGGCGGCGGTCAACGGCCAGATGGCGGGTACTTCCGCCTCGGTCTCCGGTCCGGGCGGCGGTGCCGTCGCGGGGCCGGCGCGCGCGCGTGTTTCGGCCATTCAGGGACAGCTGGCCGAAGCCCGCGCGCGCGGATGGACCGACGCCCATCCCGACGTGATCGCGCTCAAGAGCCAGCTCTCGGCGGCGCAGACCGCGGCGCGGGGTGAGCCGGTGTCGATGGCGGGTGGCGGCGCCAACGCCAATCCGCTCTATTTGAGCCTTCGCGCGATGCAGGCCGACAAGGCGGCGCAGGTCGCCGCGCTGACCAACCGCAAGGCGCAGATCGAGGCTGACATCAACGCGTTCGACCAGAAGATGGCCGGCGATCCCGCCGCCGCGCAGGAACAGGCCGAGATCGATCGCAACTATCAGGTGCTCAAGACCCAGTATGACAAGCTGCTCGCCGATCGCGAGCAGGTGAAGCTGCGCAGCCAGGCGGCGAGCCAGACCGACGCGGTCAAGTTCAGCGTGATCGATCCGCCGGTCACGCCCACCGCGCCGGCCGCGCCCAACCGGCTGCTGCTGCTCACCGGCGTGCTGATCGTCGGCCTCGGCGGCGGCGTCGCGGCGGCGTTCGGCCTCAGCCAGCTCGCCGGGACCTTCCCTACCGCCAAGCGCCTCGAAAAGGCGTCGGGCATGCCGGTGATCGGATCGGTCGGCGAAGTGGTGACCGCGGCGCAGACCGCGCTGCGCAAGAAGCGGGTGCAGATGTTCGCGGCGGCGATGGGCGGGCTCGTGTTCGCCTGGGTCGCATTGCTCGGGCTGGAAATCTTCCAGCGCGGCATGGCGTGA
- a CDS encoding AAA family ATPase, whose amino-acid sequence MNDQTPRRYQGSLLERAAARYDLMHEPRVIPALPQEAAAVQPQQRVQPQPEPAPLPVLDLAEAPRVEAPVPAPAAQPVHTPGARPRIAIDRDKLAEEGMLVPGAAVTALAEEFRLIKRQLLNTARAIHRSEPDKSRMILVCSAKPNDGKTFCAINLALSMAAEKDVEILLVDADFAKPDVLHRLGAPERLGLLDVLAGDIDSAEACVLDTDVPQLSVLPAGTRSNADTELLASARAHDVLDALAAANPNRIVIFDSPPALAASPASVLAGHVGQVMLVVRADRTSESDLRESVGLLDGCEQIQLVLNSVSFQPGGRRFGTYGAYYGEGEA is encoded by the coding sequence ATGAACGATCAGACTCCCCGCCGCTACCAGGGTTCGCTGCTCGAGCGGGCGGCCGCGCGCTATGACCTGATGCACGAGCCGCGGGTGATCCCGGCGCTGCCGCAGGAAGCGGCGGCGGTACAGCCGCAGCAGCGCGTTCAGCCTCAGCCCGAACCGGCACCGCTGCCGGTGCTCGATCTGGCCGAAGCGCCGCGCGTCGAAGCGCCCGTCCCCGCACCGGCCGCGCAGCCCGTCCACACGCCGGGAGCCCGCCCGCGCATCGCGATCGACCGCGACAAGCTCGCCGAGGAGGGCATGCTCGTGCCCGGCGCCGCGGTGACCGCGCTCGCCGAGGAATTCCGGCTGATCAAGCGCCAACTGCTCAACACCGCGCGCGCGATCCATCGCTCCGAGCCGGACAAGTCGCGCATGATCCTGGTCTGCTCGGCCAAGCCGAACGACGGCAAGACCTTCTGCGCGATCAACCTCGCGCTCTCGATGGCGGCCGAGAAGGATGTCGAGATCCTGCTGGTCGATGCCGATTTCGCCAAGCCCGACGTGCTGCACCGCCTGGGAGCGCCCGAGAGGCTGGGCCTGCTCGACGTGCTGGCCGGCGACATCGACAGCGCCGAGGCGTGCGTCCTCGACACCGATGTACCGCAACTCTCGGTGCTGCCCGCGGGCACGCGATCGAACGCGGATACCGAGCTGCTCGCCAGCGCCCGGGCGCACGACGTACTCGACGCATTGGCCGCGGCGAACCCGAACCGCATCGTGATCTTCGATTCGCCGCCCGCGCTCGCCGCGTCGCCGGCTTCGGTGCTGGCCGGGCATGTCGGGCAGGTGATGCTCGTGGTCCGTGCCGACCGCACCAGCGAGAGCGACCTGCGCGAATCCGTCGGCCTGCTCGACGGGTGCGAGCAGATCCAGCTCGTGCTCAACAGTGTATCGTTCCAGCCGGGCGGCCGCCGCTTCGGCACCTATGGCGCCTATTACGGGGAGGGTGAGGCGTGA
- a CDS encoding AAA family ATPase, with protein MYDEHYGLSGRPFQLTPDSAFWFDTATHRKAMAYLGYGLSQGEGFIVITGAPGAGKTTLVGHLMDNIDRERLNVIRIVTSQVKSEDLLHLVAAGLGTDTTGLAKAQTLAAIEKGLHAVARSGKRTLLIVDEAQALPMESLEELRMLSNFQAGGYPLLQIFLLGQPEFRELFADPRLEQLRQRVIAMHQLDPMGLEELEPYLVHRLSVVGWNGRPRFEKDAIAAIHRWSGGIPRKVNQLAGRVMLFGAIEQLDSFSGGDVATVIADLDNDTVVAGRPLAAAAAAPVQPVEAAPQPVTASIREAVTPAPDSAAIDALSARIARLEARLEEQDAALRRVLTLMVDFIEGEEDRVPRRETAAWQ; from the coding sequence ATGTACGACGAGCATTATGGCCTGAGCGGACGCCCGTTCCAGCTGACGCCGGATTCGGCGTTCTGGTTCGACACCGCCACGCATCGCAAGGCGATGGCCTATCTCGGCTATGGCCTGAGCCAAGGCGAGGGCTTCATCGTCATCACCGGCGCTCCGGGCGCGGGCAAGACCACGTTGGTCGGCCACCTGATGGACAATATCGACCGCGAGCGGCTGAACGTCATCCGCATCGTGACCAGCCAGGTGAAGTCGGAGGATCTGCTCCACCTCGTCGCCGCGGGGCTCGGCACCGACACCACCGGCCTCGCCAAGGCGCAGACGCTGGCGGCGATCGAGAAGGGGCTCCACGCCGTCGCGCGCTCCGGCAAGCGCACGCTGCTGATCGTCGACGAGGCGCAGGCGCTGCCGATGGAGAGCCTGGAGGAGCTGCGCATGCTCTCCAACTTCCAGGCCGGCGGCTATCCGCTGCTGCAGATCTTCCTGCTCGGCCAGCCCGAGTTCCGCGAGTTGTTCGCCGATCCGCGGCTGGAGCAGCTGCGCCAGCGCGTGATCGCGATGCATCAGCTCGACCCGATGGGACTGGAGGAGCTCGAGCCCTATCTCGTCCACCGCCTCTCGGTGGTCGGCTGGAACGGCCGTCCGCGCTTCGAGAAGGACGCGATCGCGGCGATCCACCGCTGGTCGGGCGGCATTCCGCGCAAGGTCAACCAGCTCGCCGGCCGCGTGATGCTGTTCGGCGCGATCGAGCAGCTCGACAGCTTCAGCGGCGGCGACGTCGCGACGGTGATCGCCGATCTCGATAACGATACCGTGGTCGCGGGGCGTCCGCTGGCGGCGGCTGCGGCTGCGCCCGTCCAGCCGGTCGAGGCAGCGCCTCAGCCGGTCACGGCGTCGATCCGCGAGGCTGTGACGCCCGCCCCGGACAGCGCGGCGATCGATGCGCTGTCGGCGCGGATCGCGCGGCTCGAGGCGCGGCTGGAGGAGCAGGACGCCGCGCTGCGCCGCGTGCTGACGCTGATGGTCGATTTCATTGAGGGCGAAGAGGATCGGGTGCCGCGGCGCGAAACCGCCGCCTGGCAATGA
- a CDS encoding XrtA system polysaccharide deacetylase, which produces MTASAPVNALSVDVEDWFQVGAFEKVIARGDWDALDHRVEANTDKVLELFDAGGVKATFFTLGWVADKYPALMRRIADAGHEVASHGWDHQRVFNLTPDQFRDDIARARVALEDASGQRVAGYRAPSFSIDIRTPWAHEILAEAGYAYSSSVAPIGHDHYGWADAPRGAYRPVAGSELIELPVTTAKFLGKEVTTGGGFFRLLPGNVIYRAIDALNGAGRPAIFYFHPWEVDPGQPRVAGAPLKSKLRHYSRLGAMAGKLRTLMAKHRWDRTDRVAATEAAKLP; this is translated from the coding sequence ATGACCGCGTCCGCGCCCGTCAACGCGCTCTCGGTCGACGTCGAGGACTGGTTCCAGGTCGGCGCGTTCGAGAAGGTGATCGCGCGCGGCGACTGGGATGCGCTCGACCACCGTGTCGAAGCAAATACTGACAAGGTGTTGGAATTGTTCGACGCGGGTGGGGTCAAGGCGACCTTCTTCACGCTCGGCTGGGTGGCGGACAAATATCCCGCGCTGATGCGCCGCATTGCCGATGCCGGGCATGAGGTGGCGAGCCATGGCTGGGACCACCAGCGCGTGTTCAACCTCACGCCCGATCAGTTCCGCGACGACATCGCCCGGGCTCGCGTGGCGCTGGAGGATGCGAGCGGGCAGCGGGTGGCGGGCTATCGCGCGCCGAGCTTCTCGATCGATATCCGCACACCGTGGGCGCACGAGATCCTCGCCGAGGCGGGCTATGCCTATTCGTCGAGCGTCGCGCCGATCGGGCACGATCATTATGGCTGGGCCGATGCGCCGCGCGGCGCCTACCGCCCGGTCGCAGGGAGCGAGCTGATCGAGCTGCCGGTGACCACGGCGAAGTTCCTTGGCAAGGAAGTGACCACCGGCGGCGGCTTTTTCCGCCTGTTGCCCGGCAATGTGATCTACCGCGCGATCGACGCGCTCAACGGCGCAGGCCGGCCGGCGATCTTCTACTTCCACCCGTGGGAGGTCGATCCCGGCCAGCCGCGCGTCGCCGGTGCGCCGCTCAAATCGAAGCTGCGCCACTATAGCCGGCTCGGCGCGATGGCGGGCAAGCTGCGCACGCTGATGGCCAAGCATCGCTGGGACCGCACCGATCGCGTCGCGGCGACCGAGGCGGCGAAGCTCCCGTGA
- a CDS encoding FemAB family XrtA/PEP-CTERM system-associated protein has translation MRLRSTTLRVADLADPAERARIGAYVDAHPDGTPFHLAAWSAAVEKGCGQKAHYLVAERGELGIVGVVPLTELHSPLFGRVLASAGFGVGGGILTDKPEVKRLLAEECWQLAVRLSCPSAELRGGPRPGREWSVDDTHYLGFARDLAADDEAELLQIPRKQRAEVRKSLGYDLDISAGQDPADIAAHYAVYAESVRNLGTPVFPRRLFTEMLHEFGSAADVLIVRDGGNAVAGVLSLYWRGTVYPYWGGGTADARRLRANDRMYFELMRHARKRGCTRFDFGRSKVGTGAAAFKKNWGFEPQPLTYYDRVADGASIRDANPLNPKYRLQVAVWSKLPLAIANRVGPWISRGLG, from the coding sequence ATGCGCCTGCGGTCGACGACATTGCGCGTCGCCGATCTCGCTGATCCGGCCGAGCGGGCGCGGATCGGTGCTTATGTCGACGCGCATCCCGACGGTACACCGTTCCACCTGGCGGCGTGGAGCGCGGCGGTCGAGAAGGGCTGCGGACAGAAGGCGCATTATCTGGTTGCCGAGCGCGGCGAACTCGGCATCGTCGGCGTGGTGCCGCTGACCGAGCTGCATTCGCCGCTGTTCGGCCGCGTGCTCGCTTCGGCCGGGTTTGGCGTGGGCGGCGGTATCCTGACCGACAAGCCCGAAGTGAAGCGGCTGCTCGCCGAGGAATGCTGGCAGCTCGCGGTGCGGCTGAGCTGCCCCAGCGCCGAGCTGCGCGGCGGGCCGCGTCCCGGGCGCGAGTGGAGCGTGGACGACACCCATTATCTCGGCTTCGCGCGCGATCTCGCCGCGGACGACGAGGCCGAACTGCTCCAGATCCCACGCAAGCAGCGCGCCGAGGTGCGCAAATCGCTCGGCTATGATCTCGACATTTCGGCGGGGCAGGATCCAGCCGACATCGCCGCCCATTATGCGGTCTATGCCGAATCGGTCCGCAATCTCGGCACCCCGGTCTTTCCGCGCCGCCTGTTCACAGAAATGTTGCATGAGTTTGGCAGTGCTGCGGACGTCCTGATCGTACGGGACGGGGGGAATGCGGTGGCTGGCGTATTGAGCCTGTATTGGCGTGGAACGGTCTATCCCTATTGGGGCGGCGGAACGGCGGACGCGCGGCGGCTGCGCGCTAACGACCGGATGTATTTCGAGCTGATGCGCCACGCGCGCAAGCGCGGCTGCACGCGCTTCGACTTTGGCCGGTCGAAGGTCGGCACTGGCGCGGCGGCGTTCAAGAAGAACTGGGGGTTCGAGCCGCAGCCGCTCACCTATTACGATCGTGTCGCCGACGGCGCATCGATCCGCGACGCCAATCCGCTCAACCCGAAGTACCGGCTTCAGGTGGCTGTGTGGAGCAAGCTCCCGCTCGCCATCGCCAACCGCGTCGGCCCGTGGATTTCGCGGGGGCTCGGCTAA